Proteins found in one Brachyspira murdochii DSM 12563 genomic segment:
- a CDS encoding oligosaccharide flippase family protein, protein MNIIKTLYKKYSYYINYALLVFINGIASVLNYISSIYINRSLSISDFAHYNGIINIYSIIVLTVSSFSYYIMHHYKYDEDARTYWAYGYIIAIIISILYIVSIPLIDILFNIKSYPSLLIMSVGIFVTILGIVSQSILKINNYIAYDYTASLIAIFISKILLLAYFIITGLTLEKAIISVALFCVLYFIINIIELKKLNLPYFVPLNKIKMYFSKQNLYIFLSYIIHIVIVNFIFNWISLSDVLMANRYLDKTSAGYYSTMSLIIKMFFYIGTPIASVMFSYILIAKKDNNKNKESKILYYSILLLVFASLCLSVFLIVFAKQIILIQFTSRYEAIIPLVPTAVIFGFSLAFTVLTFNYGLAYRLWYPFYGYLIIFVYVYFSLRNGLRTFENFIFVMKIFFIALLIYNILIILIHRIILKTNEKLK, encoded by the coding sequence ATGAACATAATAAAAACATTATACAAAAAATATTCATATTATATTAACTATGCATTATTAGTATTTATAAACGGTATTGCAAGCGTATTAAATTATATATCATCAATTTATATTAACAGAAGTTTATCAATATCAGATTTTGCTCATTACAATGGTATAATAAATATATATTCTATAATAGTTTTAACAGTATCTAGTTTTAGTTATTATATAATGCATCATTACAAATATGATGAAGATGCACGCACTTATTGGGCTTACGGATATATTATTGCAATTATAATATCTATTCTTTATATAGTGTCAATACCTTTAATAGATATACTTTTCAATATAAAAAGCTACCCCTCTCTTCTTATAATGTCTGTTGGTATATTTGTTACTATTTTGGGTATAGTTTCTCAGTCCATACTAAAAATTAATAATTATATAGCATATGATTATACTGCAAGCCTTATAGCAATATTTATATCAAAAATACTTTTACTAGCCTATTTTATTATAACAGGGCTTACTTTGGAAAAGGCTATTATTAGTGTGGCATTATTTTGTGTATTATATTTTATTATCAATATAATAGAATTAAAAAAACTTAATCTCCCCTACTTCGTACCATTAAATAAAATAAAAATGTATTTCTCAAAACAAAATCTATATATATTTTTAAGTTATATAATTCACATTGTTATTGTAAACTTTATATTTAATTGGATATCTTTAAGCGATGTACTTATGGCAAACAGATATTTGGATAAAACAAGTGCAGGGTACTACTCTACCATGTCATTAATAATAAAAATGTTTTTCTATATAGGCACTCCAATAGCTTCAGTAATGTTTTCTTATATACTAATAGCAAAAAAGGATAATAATAAAAATAAAGAAAGCAAAATACTTTATTATTCTATTCTTTTGTTGGTGTTTGCATCTCTTTGTTTATCAGTATTTTTAATAGTATTTGCAAAACAAATTATACTTATACAGTTTACAAGCAGATATGAGGCTATTATACCATTAGTACCTACAGCGGTTATTTTTGGTTTTTCTTTAGCTTTTACAGTGCTTACATTTAATTACGGGCTTGCTTATAGATTATGGTATCCTTTCTATGGTTATTTAATTATATTCGTATATGTGTATTTTTCACTTAGAAACGGACTTAGAACTTTTGAAAATTTTATATTTGTAATGAAAATATTTTTTATAGCTTTGCTTATATACAATATTTTAATTATATTAATACATAGAATAATATTAAAAACTAATGAAAAACTAAAATAA
- a CDS encoding pyridoxamine 5'-phosphate oxidase family protein yields MRRKDFIFEDMYEIDKMLNSIEFGVMALPDIIPYAVPVSFCFKNNQIYFHGAMSGRKYEILKNNPEVSFTASKLYSYIPSSFMNNNMIPTQFFFSIFAEGRFESINDIEERRNILYELVKKYEPNNNNLSIDNKMFNYAQNNMLIGVINIKNITAKAKFGQNMTDDEIKMIIKDLKTRAEKIDIDTIEMINKMRK; encoded by the coding sequence ATGAGAAGAAAGGACTTCATATTTGAAGATATGTATGAGATTGATAAAATGTTAAATAGTATAGAGTTTGGGGTTATGGCATTGCCTGATATTATACCTTATGCTGTTCCTGTGAGTTTTTGCTTCAAAAATAATCAAATATATTTTCATGGGGCTATGTCTGGAAGAAAATACGAAATTTTAAAAAATAATCCCGAAGTTTCATTTACCGCATCAAAACTATATTCTTATATACCATCATCATTCATGAATAATAATATGATTCCTACTCAATTTTTTTTCTCGATATTTGCTGAAGGAAGATTTGAAAGTATAAATGATATAGAAGAGAGAAGAAATATATTATATGAATTGGTAAAAAAATATGAGCCTAATAATAATAATCTATCAATAGACAATAAAATGTTTAACTATGCTCAGAATAATATGTTAATAGGAGTTATAAATATTAAAAATATCACTGCAAAGGCAAAATTCGGTCAGAATATGACAGATGATGAGATAAAAATGATAATTAAAGACCTAAAAACAAGGGCTGAAAAAATAGACATAGATACAATAGAGATGATAAATAAAATGAGAAAATGA
- a CDS encoding ankyrin repeat domain-containing protein → MKKIVFMAILYALFSFNTLYPELNKDEKEFVSYIANGDREEVLYFLNNKKTNVNLDIIDGITPLMLSIIYKQYEIAEILIKKGANINKKEKEICATPLILSIIYGQYEIAEMLIEKGANVNIKDNAGFTALIHAIQREKTDLSKMLIEKNLM, encoded by the coding sequence ATGAAAAAAATTGTATTTATGGCAATATTGTATGCTTTATTTAGTTTTAATACTTTGTATCCAGAGCTTAATAAAGATGAAAAAGAATTTGTATCATATATAGCAAATGGTGATAGAGAAGAAGTTTTATATTTTTTAAATAATAAAAAAACCAATGTAAATTTAGATATTATAGATGGCATTACACCTTTGATGTTATCTATTATCTATAAGCAATATGAAATAGCAGAGATACTAATAAAAAAAGGTGCTAATATCAATAAAAAAGAGAAAGAAATCTGTGCTACACCTTTAATATTATCTATTATTTATGGTCAATATGAAATAGCGGAGATGCTAATAGAAAAAGGTGCTAATGTTAATATAAAAGACAATGCCGGATTTACAGCTTTGATACATGCTATACAGCGTGAGAAAACAGATTTATCAAAAATGCTTATAGAAAAAAATCTGATGTAA
- a CDS encoding Crp/Fnr family transcriptional regulator — MDNNLSSHTKKYNTDDVIFLEYEKGDKFYMVQSGSVKITKVIKDVEKLLDIVYPGDFFGEMAILEDTTRSASAIANEPTVLLELRKENFQSILANNTAMALKLSKMFAKRIFDAKRRLLILQLNETDLRVYDCLLLLAELQNIPRDHYYEPQELNATINDIANWCGVKVNDVQKVLNSLVKTGKIDIRTNTIYVKNLKEIQRQIDLKRKKS; from the coding sequence ATGGATAATAATTTATCTTCACATACAAAGAAATACAATACAGATGATGTTATATTTTTAGAATATGAAAAAGGCGACAAATTTTATATGGTTCAAAGCGGATCTGTAAAAATTACTAAGGTTATAAAAGATGTTGAAAAATTATTAGACATAGTTTATCCGGGGGATTTTTTCGGAGAAATGGCTATATTAGAAGATACTACTAGAAGTGCTTCTGCAATAGCAAATGAACCTACTGTTTTACTAGAACTAAGAAAAGAGAACTTCCAATCAATATTAGCAAATAATACTGCTATGGCTCTTAAACTTTCAAAAATGTTCGCAAAAAGAATATTTGATGCTAAAAGAAGGCTTTTAATACTTCAATTAAATGAAACTGATTTAAGAGTTTATGACTGTCTTCTATTATTAGCAGAACTTCAGAATATACCTAGAGATCATTATTATGAGCCTCAGGAATTAAATGCCACTATTAATGATATTGCTAACTGGTGCGGTGTTAAAGTTAATGATGTTCAAAAAGTTTTAAACTCTTTGGTAAAAACAGGTAAAATTGATATAAGAACTAATACAATTTACGTTAAAAACTTAAAGGAAATTCAAAGACAAATTGACTTAAAAAGAAAAAAATCATAA
- a CDS encoding cyclic nucleotide-binding domain-containing protein, whose translation MQTRVYKAGSIVYFTGDTSDRVYILKQGQAQSIFLSEETGYETRELINIGEFFGVKSILGTYPQEDTVQCLTDCVVIIITYEEFESLIAKNKPIIIKMLKVFSNQLRRINKRVRELVENDINDEAPDPLEGLYNIGEFYFKNKKYKNALYAYKRYLQYADEDSTYYNTVKEKIEECKDELDITDDSDIAPPNSEVSSAEKTAAQAQTAVNDPVYNKAVELYNSNNYVNSIKTFNTLLKSSNAAVAENSMFYMGKCYYNLNKYDNASTVLLSAIKKYPKSSNVKEAILFLAKTCEAKGDKTKAKAYYQKVISMPPMDNFSKEANASVSRL comes from the coding sequence ATGCAAACAAGAGTATATAAAGCAGGTTCCATAGTATATTTTACAGGAGATACTTCAGATAGAGTTTATATATTAAAACAAGGTCAGGCTCAAAGCATATTTTTGTCAGAGGAAACAGGGTATGAAACTAGAGAACTTATCAATATAGGAGAGTTTTTCGGTGTAAAAAGTATACTTGGAACATATCCGCAGGAAGATACTGTTCAATGTTTGACTGATTGTGTTGTTATTATAATTACATACGAAGAGTTTGAAAGTTTAATAGCAAAAAATAAGCCTATTATCATAAAAATGCTCAAAGTATTTTCTAATCAGCTTAGAAGAATAAATAAAAGAGTTAGAGAACTTGTAGAAAATGATATTAATGATGAAGCTCCTGATCCTTTAGAAGGATTGTATAATATAGGAGAGTTCTATTTCAAAAATAAAAAGTATAAAAATGCACTTTATGCCTATAAAAGATACCTGCAATATGCTGATGAAGATTCTACATATTATAATACAGTAAAAGAAAAAATAGAAGAATGTAAAGATGAGCTTGATATAACAGATGACAGCGATATAGCTCCTCCAAATTCAGAAGTATCTTCTGCTGAAAAAACTGCTGCCCAGGCACAAACTGCTGTTAATGATCCTGTTTACAATAAAGCTGTTGAATTATATAATAGTAATAATTATGTTAATTCTATAAAAACATTTAATACTCTGCTTAAAAGTTCTAATGCTGCTGTAGCTGAGAATTCTATGTTTTATATGGGTAAATGCTATTATAATTTAAATAAATATGATAATGCTTCTACAGTGCTTTTATCAGCAATAAAAAAATATCCTAAATCTTCAAATGTTAAAGAGGCTATTTTATTTTTAGCTAAAACTTGCGAAGCTAAGGGGGATAAAACTAAAGCTAAAGCATATTATCAAAAGGTTATTTCTATGCCTCCTATGGATAATTTTTCTAAAGAAGCTAATGCAAGCGTTTCAAGATTATAA
- a CDS encoding ankyrin repeat domain-containing protein, protein MKKIVLMAVLYTLFSFNALYSGKAENAAQLLLYIASGDSEGVLELINDKKVDISGRIEDGLTPLMFSIIYKQDEISKMLIEKGANINVKDKSGFTALIHSIMYNRTEISKILIEKKADVNIKTSLNENGVYMKNFTPLILNQDKEIAKLLINAGADINLKLSCKNGDIKLENAAPLMWFIITDNTEVAELLIESGADINAKDKDGKTALDYAREKNNSKIEQLLIQKGAN, encoded by the coding sequence ATGAAAAAAATTGTATTAATGGCAGTATTGTATACTTTATTTAGTTTTAATGCTTTATATTCTGGAAAAGCTGAAAATGCAGCACAATTATTATTGTATATAGCATCTGGTGACAGCGAAGGGGTTTTAGAGCTTATAAATGATAAAAAAGTTGATATAAGTGGCAGAATAGAAGATGGTCTGACACCATTAATGTTTTCTATCATTTATAAACAAGATGAAATATCTAAAATGCTCATAGAAAAAGGTGCTAATATCAATGTAAAAGACAAGTCTGGATTTACCGCTCTAATACATTCTATAATGTATAATAGAACAGAAATATCAAAAATACTTATAGAAAAAAAAGCTGATGTCAATATAAAAACTTCATTAAATGAAAATGGAGTATATATGAAAAATTTTACTCCTTTAATACTTAACCAAGATAAAGAAATAGCAAAATTATTAATAAATGCTGGTGCTGATATTAATCTTAAATTATCTTGTAAAAATGGAGATATAAAATTAGAAAATGCTGCACCTTTAATGTGGTTTATTATTACTGATAATACAGAAGTAGCTGAGTTGTTAATAGAATCTGGGGCAGATATCAATGCTAAAGATAAAGACGGAAAAACCGCATTGGATTATGCAAGAGAGAAAAATAATTCTAAAATAGAGCAGCTGCTCATTCAAAAAGGTGCTAATTAA
- a CDS encoding ankyrin repeat domain-containing protein — translation MTFNVDTEVAELLIKAGADLNAKDKDGNTALYYAITKNNSKIMKLISEKGGSF, via the coding sequence TTGACATTTAACGTAGATACAGAAGTAGCTGAGTTATTAATAAAAGCTGGAGCTGATCTTAATGCTAAAGATAAAGATGGAAACACAGCATTATATTATGCAATAACTAAAAATAATAGTAAAATAATGAAGTTGATTTCTGAAAAAGGCGGCAGCTTCTAA